The following is a genomic window from Deltaproteobacteria bacterium.
AACTGCGCCGTGGTCGTTGCGATCGACCGCCAGTCCGCCGACATCGCGCAGGGGGTCGACCGGGGCGACGAGGAAAAGCAGGGCGCCGGGGACCAGGGGATGATGTTCGGGTTCGCCTGCGACGAGACGAAGGAACTGATGCCGATGCCGATCTCCTTCGCCCACAAGATCTGCGCGCGGCTGACGGAGGCGCGAGAGAAGAAAGTGCTCCCGTGGCTGCGGCCCGACGGGAAGAGCCAGGTGACGGTGCGCTACGTGGACGGCGTCCCCCGCGAGGTGACCGCCGTGGTCTGCTCCACCCAGCACGCCGAGGAGGTGGGGCGCAAGGCCCTCACCGAAGGGGTCCTGGAGGAGATCGTCCGGAAGGCGGTGCCGAGGGACCTGTTGTCGAAGAAGGTGAAGTTCTACATCAATCCCACCGGGCGGTTCGTCGTCGGGGGTCCCCACGGCGACACGGGGCTCACCGGACGCAAGATCATCGTCGACACCTACGGAGGATACAGCCGCCACGGCGGCGGGGCGTTCTCCGGGAAGGATCCTTCCAAGGTCGATCGAAGCGCGGCGTACATGGCCCGGTACGTGGCCAAGAACGTCGTCGCCGCGGGTCTTGCGCGCAAGTGCGAAGTGCAGCTTGCCTACGCCATCGGCGTCGCCGAACCGGTGTCGATCCTGGTGGAAACGTTCGGTACCGCGAACGTCCCGGAGGAGCGGATCGGGCGTGCGGTGATGGACACCTTCGACATGCGACCCGCCCGGATCATCCGCGAGCTGAACCTGCTGCGCCCCATCTACCGGAAGACGGCGGCCCTCGGTCACTTCGGGCGCGAGCTTCCCGAGTTCACCTGGGAGAAAACCGACAAGGTCCGCGCGCTGCGCAAGGCGGCCGGCCACGGCGCGTAACCATACGGAGGAAAGGGGATGGGGAATGGCTTCCAGTAGAGGGTACGACGTCAAGGATCTGAAGCTCGCCGCCGCGGGGAAAAACCGCGTCGAGTGGGCCAAGAAGGACATGCCGGTGCTCCGCTCGATCGGGGCGCGGTTCGCGAAAGAGAAGCCGCTCAAGGGCGTCCGGATTGCCGCCTGCCTCCACGTGACCACGGAGACCGCGGCGCTCATGCAGGTGCTGGCGGCGGGCGGGGCGAAGGTCGCCCTGTGCGCCTCCAACCCCCTTTCGACGCAGGACGAGGCGGCCGCTTCCCTCGTGAAGAACGACGGCATCACCGTCTACGCGATCAAGGGGGAGAATCGGAAGACGTACTACCGGCACATTCTCGCGGCCCTCGCCGTGCGGCCCCACATGACGATGGACGACGGGGCGGACCTGGTCTCGATGGTCCACTCGAAGAAGAAGGAGTACCTGAAGGAGATCGTCGGGGGCACCGAGGAAACGACCACGGGCGTCATCCGGTTGAGCGCGATGGGAGAGAAGGGGGTCCTGCGGTACCCCATCATCGCGGTGAACGAGGCGAAGACGAAGCACTTCTTCGATAACCGGTATGGAACGGGGCAGTCGACGCTCGACGGCATCCTTCGGGCGACGAACCGGCTGCTGGCGGGGAGCTGTTTCGTCGTGGCCGGCTACGGCTGGTGCGGACGTGGGCTGGCGATGCGGGCCCGGGGAATGGGCGCCCGCGTGGTCGTCACCGAGATCGATCCCCTTCCGGCGCTCGAGGCGCTGATGGACGGCTTCGAGGTGGTGCCGATGGCCGAGGCTGCGAAGGTCGGGGACTTCTTCTGCACCGTCACCGGGAACCTGCACGTGGTCCGCAGGGAGCATTTCGAGCGGATGAAGGACGGGGCGATCGTGTGCAACTCCGGCCACTTCAACGTCGAGATCGACATCCCGGCGCTTGCGAAGATGGCGAAGTCGGTGCGCACGGTCAGGCCGTTTGTCGAGGAGTACGTCCTGAGGGACGGCCGCGCGATCCACGTCCTGGGAGAGGGGCGGCTGATCAACCTGGCGGCCGCGGAAGGGCACCCGGCGAACGTGATGGACATGAGCTTCGCCAACCAGGCGCTTTCGGCGGAGTACATGGTCCGGAACCACGGGGCGCTGTCGAACACCGTCCACCTGGTCCCCGAGGCGATCGACCGGGAGATCGCGCGGCTCAAGCTCGCGGCCTCCGGCGCCCGGATCGACCGCCTCACGCCGGAGCAGCGCAACTACCTCGCCTCCTGGGAAATGGGGACCTAAGATCCCTACCGGTTGACGCCGCGGAACAGCGCGGCTCCGGAGCCGGCGAAGAGGATCCCGGGCAACCACGCGGCGAGCAGGGCCGGGAGCATCCCCTTCCTACCCAGCGAGAGGGACGCCGACAGGACGACCCAGCAGGCGAACCCCATCAGGAGCCCGAGCCCGATGCTGCGCCAGGCGCCGCCCGACCGGGGCGAGCGCAGCGCGAAGGGGATCGCCAGCATGCTGATGAGGACGTTCAGCAGGGGATAGGCGATCTTCGCGTGCAGGTCGGTTTCGTACCCCCTCGCCTCGTACCCCTTCCGCCGCAGCTCCCCGACGTACCCCGAGAGCTGCGCGTAGGTCATCTCCTCGGGGGGAGTTTCCCCCTCGATGAACCCGTCCATCGTTTCCGGGAACCGGTACGTCCGGAGGGAAAACGCCGCCACCGACGGCGTTTCCCCGAGGACCCGCTCCCTTCCTTCCGCAAGCTCCCACGCGCCATCGGGAAGGAGACGGGCCCTCCGGGACTCGATCCTGCGCAGCGGGCGGAAATCCGGATCCACCTCGATGTACTGGAACCCCCGCAAAGACCGGGACGGGCCGTCCACCACCTGGGCGGAGAGGATCCCCCGCTCGCCGCGCATCCAGTACCGGTTCCCCGAGAACTGCGCCGCCACCGTTCCCGGCCGCACGCGGAGGCGCTCGATCTCCCGGGCGTGCCGGTTCGCGGCCGGGGCCAGCACCTCGGAGCAGAGCAGCGACAGGGCCGACACCAGGGCGCACCCGACCAGGATCGGCACGCAGACGCGGAGAAGGCTCACCCCTCCGGAGAAGATCGCCGTCAGCTCGTTCGAGCGCACGCGCAGCGAGACGGCGACCAGCACGGCCAGCATCGTCCCGACCGGGGAGATCAGCACGAAGATGCCCGGCACGCGGGTGAGGTAGTACCATCCGATTTCCCGGAAGCCCGCGTTGTGCCGCAGCAATTTCTCGGCGTGGTCGACGAAGTCGATCAGCAGGAACAGGAGGAGGAAACCGAGGATGCAGGCGGCTGCGGCGCGGAGGAACTCCCGGAACAGGTAGCGCGAGAGGACGGTCATTTGCGGAACCGGTCCCTGCGGAAGGGGCGGGGGAGGAGGGTCATGCTGCGGTCCGACCGCCAGAGGATCCACGA
Proteins encoded in this region:
- the ahcY gene encoding adenosylhomocysteinase, yielding MASSRGYDVKDLKLAAAGKNRVEWAKKDMPVLRSIGARFAKEKPLKGVRIAACLHVTTETAALMQVLAAGGAKVALCASNPLSTQDEAAASLVKNDGITVYAIKGENRKTYYRHILAALAVRPHMTMDDGADLVSMVHSKKKEYLKEIVGGTEETTTGVIRLSAMGEKGVLRYPIIAVNEAKTKHFFDNRYGTGQSTLDGILRATNRLLAGSCFVVAGYGWCGRGLAMRARGMGARVVVTEIDPLPALEALMDGFEVVPMAEAAKVGDFFCTVTGNLHVVRREHFERMKDGAIVCNSGHFNVEIDIPALAKMAKSVRTVRPFVEEYVLRDGRAIHVLGEGRLINLAAAEGHPANVMDMSFANQALSAEYMVRNHGALSNTVHLVPEAIDREIARLKLAASGARIDRLTPEQRNYLASWEMGT
- the metK gene encoding methionine adenosyltransferase, yielding MGMSEFLFTSESVTGGHPDKVADQISDAVLDEILRQDPRGRVACETMVTTGLVVVAGEITTKAIVDFPDVVRKAVTDIGYTGNSKGFDAHNCAVVVAIDRQSADIAQGVDRGDEEKQGAGDQGMMFGFACDETKELMPMPISFAHKICARLTEAREKKVLPWLRPDGKSQVTVRYVDGVPREVTAVVCSTQHAEEVGRKALTEGVLEEIVRKAVPRDLLSKKVKFYINPTGRFVVGGPHGDTGLTGRKIIVDTYGGYSRHGGGAFSGKDPSKVDRSAAYMARYVAKNVVAAGLARKCEVQLAYAIGVAEPVSILVETFGTANVPEERIGRAVMDTFDMRPARIIRELNLLRPIYRKTAALGHFGRELPEFTWEKTDKVRALRKAAGHGA
- the lptG gene encoding LPS export ABC transporter permease LptG, producing MTVLSRYLFREFLRAAAACILGFLLLFLLIDFVDHAEKLLRHNAGFREIGWYYLTRVPGIFVLISPVGTMLAVLVAVSLRVRSNELTAIFSGGVSLLRVCVPILVGCALVSALSLLCSEVLAPAANRHAREIERLRVRPGTVAAQFSGNRYWMRGERGILSAQVVDGPSRSLRGFQYIEVDPDFRPLRRIESRRARLLPDGAWELAEGRERVLGETPSVAAFSLRTYRFPETMDGFIEGETPPEEMTYAQLSGYVGELRRKGYEARGYETDLHAKIAYPLLNVLISMLAIPFALRSPRSGGAWRSIGLGLLMGFACWVVLSASLSLGRKGMLPALLAAWLPGILFAGSGAALFRGVNR